From Elusimicrobiota bacterium:
CATCGGTGTCGCGGCGTCCCGCGTCAGGGAGGAGATCGCCAAGCTTTGCCAGGACGTGGCCTTCTGGGACGGTCAGAAGGAGAATCCCTTGCCCGTCTTGGAACGCGCCGTGCGGCTGCATCACCGGCTCGCTTGGATACACCCGTTCCCGAACGGGAACGGCCGCCACGCGCGCCTCATGTCCGATATCTATCTGCGCGTCTACCGCCATAAGCTTCCGGATTGGCCGAGTTCGGCGCTGGGCGGGCCGGGCGACCTCCGTGCAGCTTATCTCGACGCCTTGCGGAAGGCAGACAGCGGCGACTTCGGGTCGCTTGTTGAATACACCAAGAGGTTCTTGCCAACTGCAAAGTGAGAGCGGAAAAGTGAAAGGCATCGAGAGTCTGACGAAGTTCATGCGGCTGGGGTGCGTCTACCGACGCGAGGAACTTGAGGGCGTCTCGAAATCCCTTAGCCGGGACCTCAAGGGCCTCATCGAGAGTCGGAAGTTGCTGAGAGTGGGTCCAGGCATCTATTGTCGGCCAAGAAAGAACGTTATCGGCCTGACACCCCCTAAACATCGTGACGTGATCCGTGTTTTTCTACGGACGGACGATTTTCTCATCACCTCGTATAATTGGTTCACCAACCTGGGGCTGGGCTTGACGCAGATGTACAACTGCGACCTTGTCTACAACCACAAGCGAGGCGGTTACTTCGTCCTCGGCAATCTGCGGTACCACTTCCGTGTCATTCGTGCTTATCCCAAGAAATTGAGCATCGAATACCTCGTGGTGGACCTCCTGAACCACGTCAGGAAACTGCCCGACGATACTGGGCGCGCGGTCAAGAATCTGCCCTCGAACATGAACAGGTTCAATCGCAAGAAGCTTTCGACTTGTCTCGAACGGTATGGGAATTTTCATGCCAAGAGAATTCTTGGGCCGATGCTGCGAAGTAATGGATCGGCGGGGAAGCCAGAAGGGGAATAGCCATGAGCACGATGATTTGGGCGGCGTATGAGCGCGTCTCGACCGAGGAGCATACAGAGGAAGGTTGATTTTGTACAATCGTTCCTCACCTACGAATGAAATTCCTAGTCCTCGTTTCCTCCATCATTTTTCTCCTGGCCTGCACGGTGTTTGGCGAGCTTCTGGTCAAACGACTTGGAAGAAACATAGGGACAACCCTGATCCTGACCTGCCTCGGCGTGCTCCTCTCAGGTTCGTTTCTAAGGGTGCTCCGGGGATTCGCTGAACGGACATCCACTCCACGTCCAAGACTGGGATCTTTCTGGGGACTTGGGGTCGGACTAGCGTTTGGATTGCTGGCGAGTCTTCTCTCGGGACTCGCATTCTCTTGGGCACTCGGTCACCACGTCGATTACTCGCAGTTCTCGGATAACTTTGGATTGAAGGCCTTGGGAAATATCTTTCCTGCTGCAGTCGAGGAGACTGCCTTTCGAGCGGGGGTGGTTCACTTCGTCTCTGCTTTCTTCAGCCCAAGCCTAGGCCTGGCTGCGGGGAGTGTTCCCTTTGGAGTGATCCATTTCTTTGGGATGCTCTTTGGAAATCCGGCGACGATTCAACACGCTCTCGGCGTGAGCGTGGCAGGACTTCTCCTCTCTCTCCTCTATCTTCGATTTGGCATCACTGCCGCGGTCGGGTGTCATTGGCTTTGGAACACGCTTTGCGGCTCATGGGTAAAAGCACTGGAACTTCCAAAATCCGGTGGAGTCC
This genomic window contains:
- a CDS encoding mobile mystery protein B, coding for MVRFDTPEGATPIEDASGLLVEGVVTYADLSEKETENIIRAVDEHLRLRKRRMDVWLTEDYVRLVHRDMFDRVWEWAGRYRDAELNIGVAASRVREEIAKLCQDVAFWDGQKENPLPVLERAVRLHHRLAWIHPFPNGNGRHARLMSDIYLRVYRHKLPDWPSSALGGPGDLRAAYLDALRKADSGDFGSLVEYTKRFLPTAK
- a CDS encoding CPBP family intramembrane metalloprotease; protein product: MKFLVLVSSIIFLLACTVFGELLVKRLGRNIGTTLILTCLGVLLSGSFLRVLRGFAERTSTPRPRLGSFWGLGVGLAFGLLASLLSGLAFSWALGHHVDYSQFSDNFGLKALGNIFPAAVEETAFRAGVVHFVSAFFSPSLGLAAGSVPFGVIHFFGMLFGNPATIQHALGVSVAGLLLSLLYLRFGITAAVGCHWLWNTLCGSWVKALELPKSGGVQIFEGAWTTIIVLSALSFALWKTSRPACFSR